A part of Leptospira terpstrae serovar Hualin str. LT 11-33 = ATCC 700639 genomic DNA contains:
- a CDS encoding DUF5677 domain-containing protein: MDTTFKHETVEKLVDIFREHHKNFSINISNDLNIIHSFFLNTNLITEPKDSFFLISKCSIMYLNLIQLLRDKNYYSAKIIYRSLIEHYLKSQYLLSNFDKNKNLSFDYHLYGKIEEFINDIKMKNLHRSLKGMDKLNEWELVKSSFPEIEFKTKKDLNDEIQNFSIKNIIKKLTYLFKEYSQIHDHFEIITRDYWESSMFVHGNPGANDFLIKSNNQYNEDEILDIYNMITIPFFFIFDTIKFILYHSKARFSLPIQNENKLHLDLESLVPKISKKIEYLKEIE, from the coding sequence ATGGACACCACCTTTAAACATGAAACCGTTGAAAAACTTGTCGATATTTTCCGAGAGCACCATAAAAACTTTAGCATAAATATTTCTAATGACTTAAATATAATTCACTCCTTTTTCCTTAATACAAATTTAATAACTGAACCAAAAGACTCTTTTTTTCTAATTTCAAAATGTTCAATAATGTATTTGAATTTAATTCAACTTCTTAGGGACAAAAATTACTATTCTGCAAAGATCATCTACAGAAGCCTAATTGAGCACTATTTAAAGTCTCAATACCTCTTATCTAACTTTGATAAAAATAAAAATCTATCATTCGACTACCATTTATATGGAAAAATAGAAGAATTTATTAACGATATAAAAATGAAAAATTTACATCGATCATTAAAAGGTATGGATAAATTAAATGAATGGGAACTTGTAAAAAGCTCTTTCCCTGAAATAGAATTCAAAACAAAAAAAGACCTAAACGATGAAATTCAAAATTTTTCAATTAAAAATATAATAAAGAAACTTACTTATCTTTTCAAAGAATACAGCCAAATTCATGATCATTTCGAAATTATAACTAGAGATTATTGGGAGTCTTCAATGTTTGTACATGGAAATCCAGGAGCAAACGATTTCTTAATAAAATCAAATAATCAATACAATGAAGATGAAATTCTAGATATTTACAACATGATTACTATACCTTTTTTCTTTATATTTGATACGATTAAATTTATACTTTATCATTCCAAAGCAAGATTTTCCTTACCTATTCAAAACGAAAATAAATTACATTTGGATTTAGAATCTTTAGTTCCCAAAATATCGAAAAAAATCGAATATCTAAAGGAAATTGAATAA
- a CDS encoding RDD family protein — MMNIEKANIPDDLELASLGKRIKAHLVDFIVMLPFLSLVIYAMLKSQSLGLKYYFMLTIFYSVIFIGYRIFFTFKYGGTLGKLAVKIKIIGKNQDSLNIRDSFLREIPHIFIYVIFIINVYLMFSYYNDNSETLIAYDFSSYFKELEKQELIPNLSTYYYILSILFILFNKMKKTPHDFLANSIVTLNAKKSNVA, encoded by the coding sequence ATGATGAACATAGAAAAGGCAAATATACCAGATGATTTAGAATTAGCATCATTAGGCAAACGAATTAAAGCACATTTAGTAGATTTTATAGTCATGCTACCATTTCTTTCACTAGTGATTTATGCGATGCTCAAATCACAGAGTTTAGGATTAAAATACTATTTTATGTTAACGATTTTCTATTCGGTAATTTTCATCGGATATAGAATTTTCTTTACATTCAAATATGGCGGAACATTAGGAAAATTAGCCGTTAAAATTAAAATAATTGGAAAAAACCAAGACAGTTTAAATATAAGAGATTCATTTTTAAGAGAGATACCGCATATTTTCATCTATGTTATCTTCATTATTAATGTTTACTTGATGTTTAGTTATTACAATGATAATTCTGAAACATTAATAGCTTACGATTTTTCTTCTTATTTTAAAGAATTAGAAAAACAAGAACTCATTCCTAATCTTTCAACTTATTACTATATTCTTTCAATTTTATTTATTCTTTTTAATAAAATGAAGAAAACACCACATGATTTTCTTGCAAATTCAATTGTCACTCTCAATGCTAAAAAATCTAACGTCGCATAA
- a CDS encoding AbiTii domain-containing protein — protein MENFDFKENINIKEAIALCQEVLGDIELSRIPLTNIALKTSRIARLLNEIEYQKIFSYEAGGYPSNPDGIDSETWSLMTKANRIYQKKKAGTTEIESFGYRNSILEFENLLDAYKQRIDAARDPDISVSSANPNQRVLLPVGNKDERASLISNISLTSSRLSERRNFIYQYALSKYNELRFSTINENIFERYSSGFLDKVERILPEELPKFTAIYSNLDSDNPEDWANAVHSCRRLLQSVADKLIPPTEDRIITLENGKEKTIQMGKDKHINRLIYYIETKSSSDRFKELIGSDLTQIGERIDSVFQASQKGSHSSIKRDEADRYVIHTFLLLGDILSL, from the coding sequence ATGGAAAACTTTGACTTTAAAGAAAATATAAACATTAAAGAGGCAATCGCTTTATGCCAGGAAGTTCTCGGTGACATAGAATTATCTAGAATTCCATTAACTAATATCGCTCTAAAGACTAGCAGAATTGCCAGATTATTAAATGAAATAGAATATCAAAAAATATTCTCTTATGAAGCTGGTGGTTATCCATCAAATCCTGATGGCATAGACTCCGAGACTTGGTCATTAATGACGAAAGCAAATAGAATATATCAAAAGAAAAAAGCTGGAACAACTGAAATTGAATCATTTGGTTATCGAAACAGTATATTAGAATTTGAAAACTTATTGGATGCTTATAAACAAAGGATAGACGCAGCAAGAGATCCAGACATTTCTGTATCTTCAGCAAATCCCAATCAACGGGTGTTACTGCCAGTTGGAAACAAAGATGAACGAGCAAGTTTAATTTCAAATATAAGCCTAACTTCTAGTCGCTTATCTGAAAGAAGAAATTTTATTTATCAGTATGCTCTTTCAAAATATAATGAACTAAGATTTTCTACTATTAATGAAAATATATTCGAAAGATACAGTTCTGGATTCCTTGATAAAGTTGAAAGGATATTACCTGAAGAATTACCCAAATTTACAGCAATTTATTCAAACTTAGATTCAGATAATCCTGAAGATTGGGCAAATGCAGTACATAGTTGCAGAAGGTTATTACAGTCTGTTGCAGATAAGTTAATTCCTCCAACTGAAGACAGAATAATAACTCTTGAAAACGGGAAAGAAAAAACAATACAAATGGGAAAAGATAAGCATATTAATCGATTAATTTACTACATTGAGACAAAAAGCTCATCGGATAGATTCAAAGAATTAATTGGAAGTGATCTTACACAAATTGGAGAACGAATTGATAGCGTTTTTCAAGCATCTCAAAAAGGGTCTCATTCTTCAATAAAACGGGATGAAGCTGACAGATATGTTATACATACTTTTCTATTACTTGGAGATATTCTTTCTTTATAA
- a CDS encoding SIR2 family protein, which produces MENKKTFILGAGSSISASEGKLPSILNFFEKLKELGLQKNENIERIKEYVNNNFGKSIDNKSNKIDIEKLLTLLQIDIEKTSRPEFNQIRNNLVDLISTVIGKCQDKVNIDLEYSHFSTQLNEKDSIITFNWDTLLDKILKEKNLSQHQRYIEEFTADYERDPNEEYLFKSPYNLYNNYDLKGNLLKMHGSIDWYCCRNTHCKISNKIFILNTPEMNSPYKCGECHEQISVMIIPPVLNKSYNLFPVIRKIWNIAARDIEITNHLIIWGYSLPPTDFYSDWLFRQIRKGNRLESITIIDPAVFNNSEVNPKINNPFVRKYFEIFRDLKFPKSNIQLFQYYSDYMKNIDLFQKFNIDKEKAFKTL; this is translated from the coding sequence ATGGAAAATAAAAAAACTTTTATATTAGGTGCGGGAAGCTCCATTTCGGCAAGTGAAGGTAAACTTCCGTCAATTTTAAATTTCTTTGAGAAATTGAAAGAATTAGGATTACAGAAAAATGAAAATATTGAAAGGATAAAGGAATATGTTAACAATAACTTTGGCAAAAGTATTGATAATAAAAGCAATAAAATTGATATCGAAAAACTATTAACTCTATTGCAAATAGACATAGAAAAAACCTCTAGGCCAGAATTTAATCAAATCAGAAACAATCTCGTAGACCTAATTTCAACGGTTATAGGGAAATGTCAGGATAAGGTAAATATTGATTTAGAATATTCACATTTTTCTACTCAACTAAATGAAAAAGATTCAATTATTACTTTCAATTGGGACACACTATTAGATAAAATCCTAAAGGAAAAAAACCTTTCTCAACACCAAAGGTATATTGAAGAATTTACGGCTGATTACGAACGCGATCCAAATGAAGAATACCTTTTCAAAAGTCCATATAACTTATATAATAATTATGATTTAAAAGGTAATCTTTTGAAAATGCATGGGTCAATTGATTGGTATTGCTGTAGAAATACTCATTGCAAAATTTCCAATAAAATATTTATTTTAAATACACCGGAAATGAATTCGCCTTATAAATGTGGTGAGTGTCATGAACAAATCTCAGTCATGATTATCCCTCCTGTGTTAAATAAAAGTTATAATCTATTTCCTGTAATAAGAAAAATCTGGAATATTGCTGCAAGAGATATTGAAATTACAAACCATTTAATTATTTGGGGTTATAGCCTACCTCCGACAGATTTTTACTCCGATTGGTTATTTCGACAGATACGAAAAGGAAATAGATTGGAATCTATTACAATTATAGATCCAGCTGTTTTTAATAATTCAGAAGTAAATCCAAAGATAAACAATCCATTTGTTAGAAAATATTTTGAAATCTTCAGAGATTTAAAATTTCCGAAAAGCAATATACAGCTATTTCAATACTATTCAGACTACATGAAAAATATTGATTTATTTCAAAAATTCAATATAGACAAAGAAAAAGCATTTAAAACGCTATAA